A part of Setaria viridis chromosome 8, Setaria_viridis_v4.0, whole genome shotgun sequence genomic DNA contains:
- the LOC140223564 gene encoding uncharacterized protein, whose product MECRAKPGLLLRANAALRMLAPGSHRGIHFAPRPASSEDEEQDRPPPSRCWFRAAYARLLRHAVSLNGVDHAGGLPRHAATGSPVACPHAAARAAHFDALAAEFVSAAAAASRGHPPPRMRATSLSSLTRVCDVLGVSAQQRKSVRLTVCPQVTQHHVWRGALEAVLGDLQADMAASLDDPSPATQMAEQIASACSRFLSDTADAATSSTPSWMRPTPFKKPAEPPPAARKWQEVLDMFADLARSLETAGRLDGHAQKVAAMKEGLYQIRDIVVERDVAFKEARRQDCLVQRKLSRSLGHSSRCLYTLLLFYLYGTVRDIEVHVGKCVSGKGGRDVTVHAAKFLTGGDELAVRSGIKQLSHALGIFQFVWEAANTECDAANDNGKDAVVKKKNEDTKGVLELQGHLWGIGVEEKTMTYRGDVFQVHQIRLP is encoded by the coding sequence ATGGAATGCCGCGCCAAGCCGGGGCTTTTGCTGCGCGCCAACGCCGCGCTCCGCATGCTCGCGCCGGGCAGCCACCGCGGGATCCACTTCGCGCCTCGCCCGGCCTCATCCGAGGACGAGGAGCAGGACCGGCCCCCGCCGTCGCGGTGTTGGTTCCGCGCCGCCTACGCCCGGCTCCTCCGCCACGCGGTTTCACTCAACGGCGTCGACCACGCAGGCGGCCTCCCGAGGCACGCCGCGACGGGCTCCCCCGTGGCCTGCCCGCAcgcggccgcgcgggcggcGCACTTCGACGCTCTCGCGGCCGAGttcgtctccgccgccgccgccgcgagccggGGCCACCCGCCGCCGAGGATGAGGGCGACGTCGCTGAGCTCGCTGACGCGGGTCTGCGACGTGCTGGGCGTGTCGGCGCAGCAGCGGAAGAGCGTGCGGCTCACCGTCTGCCCGCAGGTGACGCAGCACCATGTCTGGCGGGGCGCGCTGGAGGCGGTGCTCGGGGACCTGCAGGCCGACATGGCGGCGTCGCTGGACGACCCGTCGCCGGCGACCCAGATGGCCGAGCAGATCGCGTCCGCCTGCTCCCGCTTCCTGTCAGACACCGCCGACGCGGCGACGTCCTCGACGCCGTCCTGGATGCGCCCGACGCCGTTCAAGAAGCCAGCGGAGCCGCCGCCAGCAGCGAGGAAGTGGCAAGAGGTGCTGGACATGTTCGCCGACCTGGCCAGGAGCCTGGAGACCGCCGGCCGGCTCGACGGGCACGCGCAGAAGGTGGCGGCGATGAAGGAGGGGCTCTACCAGATACGCGACATTGTCGTCGAGCGCGACGTCGCGTTCAAGGAGGCGCGCCGGCAGGACTGCCTGGTGCAGAGGAAGCTGTCCAGGAGCCTCGGCCACTCCTCCAGGTGCCTCTACACGCTGCTGCTCTTCTACCTCTACGGCACCGTCCGGGACATCGAGGTGCATGTGGGCAAGTGTGTTTCCGGCAAGGGAGGCAGGGATGTCACCGTTCACGCCGCAAAGTTCCTGACCGGCGGGGACGAGTTGGCCGTGAGGAGCGGCATCAAGCAGCTGAGCCACGCCCTCGGCATCTTCCAGTTCGTCTGGGAGGCAGCGAATACTGAATGTGATGCTGCTAATGACAATGGTAAGGATGCTGTTGTCAAGAAAAAGAATGAAGATACAAAGGGTGTGCTGGAACTGCAAGGACATCTCTGGGGCATTGGTGTTGAGGAGAAGACAATGACATACAGGGGAGATGTGTTCCAAGTGCATCAGATCCGATTACCCTGA
- the LOC117833052 gene encoding mitogen-activated protein kinase kinase kinase 3, whose amino-acid sequence MPAWWKGKGRSSKSKAAAAAAAGDAGAIPAAAAAGEIKGKKKASSFDEALLAAGVRGKQQQQPLPAAGAVVGLPLPRPASLPAPPPSAPASASASASASASSGGGSSLGSSAASDEQLDLGVYRLSETSSTLPGRAVANESRKQSHVLTEGRIFTNNQALEHPRLSETSVSPRKEFHLQNLDLDRTTYCRGRKSTEIVFSTQVPSSPPSSRGHHYSTSPVPSRTFGQSQASPTAWQDDSRSSSSPQPLPLPPGSPCLPSCSLQWKKGKLLGSGTFGQVYLGFNSEGGQMCAIKEVKVISDDSNSKECLRQLNQEIKLLSQLSHPNIVQYYGSDLSNETLSVYLEYVSGGSIHKLLQEYGPFGEAVLRNYTAQILSGLAYLHGRNTVHRDIKGANILVDPNGDIKLADFGMAKHISAYTSIKSFKGSPYWMAPEVIMNSNGYSLSVDIWSLGCTILEMATAKPPWSQYEGVAAIFKIGNSKDIPDIPDHLSSEAKSFLKLCLQRDPAARPTAAQLMDHPFVKDHATPRSSRSGMTRDMFSTSTDGKNSTVQTSIAMSSYRSLSPLRDIRNLPAPTSPIPSTANRRIAAINPSNVRMNMSLPVSPCSSPLRQYRQSNRSCLPSPPHPAYSAGAANYSPINNALYPMRPSSGLTDPWLEISPLNTQTFDSPRRL is encoded by the exons ATGCCGGCGTGGTGGAAGGGCAAGGGCAGGAGCAGCAAGTCCaaggccgcggcagcggcggcggcgggggacgcCGGCGCGattccggcggccgccgcggccggggaaattaaggggaagaagaaggcgagcaGCTTCGACGAGGCGCTCCTCGCCGCGGGGGTCCGcgggaagcagcagcagcagccgctgccggcggcgggggcggttGTCGGGCTCCCGCTCCCGCGGCCGGCGTccctgccggcgccgccgccgtccgcgccggcatcggcctcggcctccgcgtcggcgtcggcttccagcggcggcggctcctcgcTGGGGTCCTCGGCGGCGTCCGACGAGCAGCTGGATCTCGGGGTTTACAG GTTATCAGAAACAAGCAGCACTCTTCCGGGCAGAGCAGTAGCAAATGAATCTCGGAAACAGAGCCATGTGTTAACAGAAGGGCGTATTTTCACAAATAATCAGGCTTTGGAGCATCCCCGGTTGTCTGAAACCTCTGTTTCTCCGAGGAAAGAATTTCACCTTCAAAATTTGGATCTTGATCGAACTACGTACTGCCGTGGTCGGAAATCAACAGAAATTGTGTTCAGTACACAAGTGCCAAGCTCTCCCCCTAGCTCAAGAGGGCATCACTATTCAACCTCCCCTGTGCCATCAAGAACATTTGGGCAATCCCAAGCATCTCCTACTGCATGGCAGGATGATTCGCGAAGCTCAAGCTCACCtcaacctcttcctcttcctccaggCTCCCCATGCTTGCCTTCCTGTTCTCTACAGTGGAAGAAGGGGAAGTTGCTAGGTAGTGGAACGTTTGGGCAAGTATATCTAGGATTCAACAG TGAAGGTGGCCAAATGTGTGCAATTAAAGAGGTTAAGGTCATTTCTGATGATTCTAACTCAAAAGAGTGTCTCAGGCAGCTGAATCAG GAAATCAAGCTGCTGAGTCAGCTGTCACATCCAAACATTGTGCAGTACTATGGCAGTGATCTG TCTAATGAGACACTCTCAGTCTATCTCGAGTATGTTTCTGGGGGCTCTATCCATAAGTTGCTTCAAGAATACGGCCCATTTGGGGAGGCAGTTCTTCGGAATTACACAGCACAAATTCTTTCTGGCCTTGCATACTTGCATGGGCGGAATACAGTGCATAG GGATATCAAAGGGGCAAACATACTTGTCGATCCTAATGGTGATATCAAGCTTGCTGATTTTGGTATGGCCAAGCAT ATATCAGCGTACACATCTATCAAATCCTTCAAAGGGAGCCCTTACTGGATGGCACCAGAG GTTATTATGAATAGTAATGGCTACAGCCTTTCAGTAGATATTTGGAGCCTTGGCTGCACCATTCTTGAGATGGCAACAGCCAAACCTCCTTGGAGTCAGTATGAAGGG GTGGCTGCAATATTTAAAATTGGGAACAGCAAAGACATACCTGATATCCCAGATCATCTTTCTTCTGAGGCGAAAAGCTTTCTGAAACTCTGTTTGCAACGTGATCCTGCTGCCCGCCCTACAGCTGCTCAGCTGATGGATCATCCTTTTGTCAAGGACCATGCTACACCTAGGAGTTCCAGGTCTGGCATGACAAGAGATATGTTTTCTACTTCAACTGATGGAAAAAACAGCACG GTGCAAACAAGCATTGCCATGTCATCATACAGAAGCTTATCTCCTTTAAGAGACATAAGAAACCTGCCAGCACCAACATCCCCCATCCCTTCGACAGCAAATCGCAGGATTGCAGCAAT CAACCCATCCAATGTGCGGATGAACATGTCCCTGCCCGTCTCTCCTTGCTCTAGCCCGCTACGGCAGTACAGGCAGTCCAACCGAAGTTGCTTGCCATCGCCTCCTCACCCAGCCTATTCAGCTGGAGCAGCCAACTACAGTCCTATCAACAATGCGCTCTATCCAATGCGACCAAGCAGCGGTCTCACGGACCCATGGCTCGAAATCTCTCCACTGAATACACAAACTTTTGATTCTCCAAGAAGATTGTAG